In a single window of the Diospyros lotus cultivar Yz01 chromosome 10, ASM1463336v1, whole genome shotgun sequence genome:
- the LOC127812066 gene encoding uncharacterized protein LOC127812066, with the protein MTALLQISINLPALNSSYGNRSKRLPTNFSSVSGTGIGSLHQRRFILRGFRGGLSFLKVSRDRDGILVRQEGLKRKKKKKRVVLVKFNQGFGFNGGGGGGGGRDTSGTARVLGNLALAIGLTYLSMTGQLGWVLDAIVSVWLLAVILPIVGLGAFLWWAGRDMVQGSCPNCRNEFQIFRSAVNDDLQLCPFCSQPFSVVGDEFVSDPVKFSNQSTTFGEVFSNFSSRSNSKKEKDFSTAVVDVEADVKDVD; encoded by the exons ATGACAGCACTTCTGCAAATCTCCATCAATCTCCCGGCCTTAAACTCCTCCTATGGCAATCGAAGCAAGAGACTGCCCACCAACTTTAGTTCCGTTTCAGGAACAGGAATTGGTTCTTTGCATCAAAGGAGGTTCATTTTGAGGGGTTTTAGGGGGGGATTGTCTTTCCTGAAAGTGAGCAGGGATAGAGATGGGATTTTAGTGAGACAAGAGGGgttgaagaggaagaagaagaagaagagggtgGTTTTGGTTAAATTCAATCAAGGGTTTGGCTTCAACGGCGGGGGCGGCGGCGGGGGCGGGAGAGATACCAGCGGCACCGCTAGGGTTTTGGGTAATCTTGCTTTGGCTATTGGTTTGACTTATCTCTCTATGACTGGCCAGCTTGGCTGGGTGTTGGATGCAATTGTTTCCGTTTgg CTTCTAGCAGTGATACTACCAATTGTGGGTTTGGGAGCTTTCCTCTGGTGGGCAGGAAGAGATATGGTTCAAGGCAGT TGTCCAAACTGCAGAAATGAATTTCAGATATTCAG ATCCGCTGTCAATGATGATTTGCAACTGTGCCCCTTTTGTAGTCAACCTTTCTCTG TGGTAGGCGATGAGTTTGTAAGTGATCCTGTGAAGTTCTCCAACCAATCTACTACTTTTGGAGAAGTATTTAGCAATTTCTCTTCTCGCTCCAACTCCAAGAAAG AAAAGGATTTTTCTACAGCAGTTGTTGATGTTGAAGCTGATGTAAAAGATGTAGACTGA